The following are encoded in a window of bacterium genomic DNA:
- a CDS encoding VOC family protein — protein MMNPAKNTICVWYDRDAEEATRFYSMTFPDSFVGAVLRAPADYPTGKKGDVLTVEFTVMGIPCIALNGGPGFKHNESFSFQVATADQAETDRYWNAIVGNGGQESACGWCKDKWGVSWQITPVALTKAISDPDPAVAERAFKAMMEMTKIDIAAIEAACR, from the coding sequence ATGATGAATCCAGCCAAGAATACGATTTGCGTTTGGTACGACCGCGATGCCGAGGAGGCGACGCGGTTTTACTCCATGACCTTTCCCGATTCCTTCGTCGGCGCGGTGCTCCGGGCACCGGCCGATTATCCGACGGGGAAAAAAGGGGACGTGTTGACCGTCGAGTTTACCGTGATGGGCATTCCCTGCATCGCCCTCAACGGCGGACCGGGGTTCAAACACAACGAATCGTTTTCGTTTCAAGTCGCCACCGCCGACCAAGCCGAGACCGATCGCTACTGGAACGCGATCGTCGGCAACGGCGGCCAGGAAAGCGCCTGCGGCTGGTGCAAGGACAAATGGGGAGTGTCCTGGCAAATTACGCCGGTCGCCCTGACGAAAGCGATCAGCGATCCCGATCCGGCCGTCGCCGAGCGCGCGTTCAAGGCGATGATGGAGATGACTAAGATCGACATCGCCGCGATCGAGGCGGCATGTCGC